A genomic stretch from Anaerohalosphaeraceae bacterium includes:
- a CDS encoding pseudouridine synthase, with amino-acid sequence MPKPGQQRLQRILAAAGIDSRRKCKALILEGAVTVNGQVVNQMPAFADPEKDDIRVYGERIRRPEKCYYLLNKPKNVICTNYDPLGRRQAVDLIPCNKRIVCVGRLDADTTGALLLTNDTELVNRLTHPSFKVPKTYEVEVNGRMESQHIEKLKKGVWLAEGKTAGAAVKVLRRTNFETTLEITIKQGLNRQIRRSFARLGFKVKSLKRIKIGNLSIKGIPIGGYKELTIGHIKGLLRSCSQTKPTSTIPQSESQLEAIEPPETEMKE; translated from the coding sequence ATGCCGAAACCGGGCCAGCAGCGTCTTCAGCGCATCCTGGCGGCGGCGGGCATCGATTCTCGCCGGAAATGCAAGGCCCTGATTCTCGAAGGTGCCGTCACAGTCAACGGCCAGGTTGTCAACCAGATGCCCGCATTTGCCGACCCGGAAAAAGATGATATTCGGGTTTACGGGGAGCGAATCCGCCGGCCGGAAAAATGCTATTATCTCCTCAATAAGCCCAAAAATGTCATCTGCACGAATTATGACCCGCTCGGACGCCGCCAGGCCGTCGATTTAATCCCCTGCAACAAACGGATTGTCTGTGTCGGACGGCTGGACGCTGACACAACAGGGGCCCTGCTGCTGACCAATGACACAGAACTGGTCAACCGGCTCACCCACCCGAGTTTCAAAGTCCCGAAAACGTATGAAGTGGAAGTAAATGGGAGAATGGAGAGCCAGCATATCGAAAAACTAAAGAAAGGGGTCTGGCTTGCGGAAGGGAAAACGGCTGGCGCAGCTGTCAAAGTGCTTCGTCGAACCAACTTTGAAACAACATTGGAAATAACCATAAAACAAGGGCTCAATCGTCAAATTCGACGCTCCTTCGCACGGCTCGGATTTAAGGTCAAATCCTTAAAACGCATAAAAATCGGCAATCTAAGCATCAAAGGCATTCCAATCGGCGGATATAAAGAGCTGACTATCGGACACATAAAGGGACTTTTGCGAAGCTGTTCCCAGACCAAACCAACTTCGACCATTCCCCAGTCAGAAAGTCAACTGGAAGCCATCGAACCCCCTGAAACAGAGATGAAAGAATAA
- a CDS encoding response regulator, whose amino-acid sequence MRILLVESHETFAHVVVSAFLKEHEVVIRSLVMDAQHEFDIGGFDVVMVDYDLADCKGSELVKYIRKSGYEIPIIGISAKDEANELLLAAGASDVCNKMNFDRIGQVLAKLGLPS is encoded by the coding sequence ATGCGAATCTTGCTGGTAGAAAGCCATGAAACCTTTGCCCATGTCGTAGTGAGTGCATTCCTGAAAGAACACGAAGTGGTGATTCGTTCGCTGGTGATGGATGCCCAGCATGAATTTGACATAGGCGGCTTTGATGTGGTTATGGTCGATTACGATTTAGCGGACTGCAAAGGCAGCGAACTGGTCAAATATATTCGAAAATCAGGATACGAAATCCCCATTATCGGAATCTCGGCAAAAGATGAAGCCAATGAACTGCTTTTGGCTGCGGGTGCCAGTGATGTCTGCAACAAGATGAATTTTGACCGGATTGGTCAGGTGCTGGCCAAACTGGGATTGCCTTCATAA
- the rsmD gene encoding 16S rRNA (guanine(966)-N(2))-methyltransferase RsmD produces MRIIAGSRRGMRLFSPVGNNTRPITDRVKESIFNIMMKWDLPADAVVADLFCGTGSFGLEALSRGAKWVTFIEKDRRTVEILDRNIAKAGFLKSSRTICYNVLKIGAAVQEEMYDLVFVDPPYEMSRNCDMASDVYSLMKQINLQVKDGAIVILRTHLRSVVLELYGQLEMIDKREWGNMKVAFFRKQTREKLLEDLEKSF; encoded by the coding sequence ATGAGAATTATAGCAGGTTCACGACGGGGAATGCGGCTTTTCTCTCCGGTGGGAAACAATACAAGACCCATCACCGATCGCGTCAAGGAATCCATCTTCAATATTATGATGAAGTGGGACCTGCCTGCAGATGCCGTGGTGGCCGACCTTTTCTGCGGGACCGGCTCGTTCGGATTAGAGGCCCTCAGCCGGGGGGCGAAGTGGGTGACTTTTATAGAGAAGGACCGCAGAACTGTGGAGATTCTGGATAGAAATATCGCAAAAGCCGGCTTTCTCAAATCCTCCCGCACGATTTGCTACAACGTACTGAAAATCGGAGCGGCGGTTCAGGAGGAAATGTATGATTTGGTTTTCGTGGATCCGCCGTATGAGATGAGCAGGAATTGTGATATGGCCAGTGACGTTTACAGCCTGATGAAACAAATCAATCTGCAGGTCAAGGATGGTGCCATTGTCATTCTGCGAACGCATTTGCGTTCGGTTGTTCTTGAACTTTATGGACAGCTCGAAATGATTGACAAACGAGAGTGGGGAAATATGAAAGTTGCTTTCTTCCGGAAGCAGACGCGGGAAAAACTTCTGGAGGATTTAGAAAAAAGCTTTTAA